The Bacillus sp. Marseille-Q1617 genome has a segment encoding these proteins:
- a CDS encoding PH domain-containing protein — translation MRFYSKKGKVLFPVLIMVLILMAGSSLTSYLDWDFVKHIPGIDESDRVSLFVTVPVMVLILWLIAGTYYEINGEVLKVAAGPIRYTIHIHTISAIKASNNPLSSPALSLDRLKITYNHGNTVLISPKDKQEFINEILKVNPNIKVNLKKK, via the coding sequence ATGCGGTTTTATTCTAAAAAAGGAAAAGTGTTGTTCCCTGTACTTATAATGGTATTGATACTAATGGCGGGTTCATCGCTGACATCATACCTGGATTGGGACTTCGTTAAGCATATTCCGGGTATAGATGAATCCGATCGGGTCTCATTGTTCGTTACTGTACCTGTAATGGTTTTGATCCTGTGGTTGATTGCAGGAACATATTACGAAATTAATGGGGAAGTGCTTAAAGTCGCAGCAGGGCCGATAAGATACACCATTCATATTCACACGATCAGTGCCATTAAGGCTTCAAATAATCCGTTATCAAGCCCGGCATTATCATTGGACCGTCTTAAAATCACATACAACCATGGCAATACTGTGCTGATTTCACCGAAAGATAAGCAGGAATTTATCAATGAGATCTTGAAGGTAAATCCGAATATCAAGGTCAATTTAAAGAAAAAGTAA
- a CDS encoding LAGLIDADG family homing endonuclease → MAKKKCTLEAQEMVKLYEEGMRTVEIAEMSNVSPRYVNNVLRKNNVKRRAKGSWKRKYTVNEHYFKTWTNNMAYILVFFAADGSVNKDFSSISFYQKNIEILERIKIELQSNHPLVQNPNTGVYALGIHSKILKDDLMTLHGIQPNKSLSIQLPTIPEPYLNHFVRGYFDGDGSISKSRNCVCIVSGSIDFSRSLHKIFESHKLKPRLKEFETYYRIYITGHDNISLFANWIYKDKDLYLVEKYKRFLEKQAFMRL, encoded by the coding sequence ATGGCAAAGAAGAAATGCACCTTAGAAGCTCAAGAGATGGTAAAGTTATACGAAGAAGGCATGAGGACAGTGGAAATAGCAGAGATGAGCAATGTTTCACCGCGTTATGTAAACAATGTACTGCGTAAGAATAATGTAAAAAGGAGAGCAAAAGGCAGCTGGAAACGGAAATACACCGTGAATGAGCATTATTTTAAGACTTGGACGAATAATATGGCTTATATTCTGGTTTTTTTTGCTGCTGATGGAAGTGTAAATAAGGATTTTTCATCAATTAGTTTTTATCAAAAAAACATAGAGATACTGGAAAGAATCAAGATAGAATTGCAGTCAAATCATCCTTTAGTTCAAAATCCTAATACAGGAGTATACGCTTTGGGAATACATAGCAAAATCCTTAAAGATGATCTTATGACACTCCATGGAATTCAACCAAATAAATCATTGAGTATTCAACTCCCAACAATACCAGAACCTTACTTGAACCACTTCGTAAGAGGATATTTCGATGGAGATGGGAGCATATCCAAAAGCAGGAACTGTGTTTGTATAGTGAGTGGATCTATAGATTTTAGTAGATCTTTGCATAAAATATTTGAGTCACATAAATTAAAACCTAGGTTAAAAGAATTTGAAACGTATTACCGAATATATATCACGGGTCATGATAATATTTCACTGTTTGCTAATTGGATTTATAAAGATAAAGATCTTTATCTGGTTGAAAAATATAAAAGATTTTTAGAGAAACAGGCCTTCATGAGATTATGA
- a CDS encoding CsbD family protein, which yields MRENKDQIKGKRKQTKGDLKKTWGKLTMDDQKIAEGERSKDKGKIQEKVGDVKESLKKSW from the coding sequence ATGCGAGAAAATAAAGATCAAATAAAGGGAAAGCGTAAGCAAACTAAGGGAGATTTAAAGAAAACCTGGGGAAAACTTACGATGGATGATCAAAAAATTGCAGAAGGCGAACGCAGCAAGGATAAAGGTAAGATTCAAGAAAAGGTTGGCGATGTAAAAGAATCTTTAAAGAAAAGTTGGTAG
- a CDS encoding DUF3231 family protein produces MSDAINNMPFGDLTVNEVSNLWSSYLKNSMDRRLFEYLHVSTENDEIKQVIGKLLNQSQVNIKELEEVFIQENLTIPLGFTDKDVNVNAPKVFSDTFILYICFDTTHLSMSTYPSALSDCTKKKIRDHFQKNIEFTVEVQNEIVQIMLSQGVYLRPPQIEIDSEVEFADSMIYLNGFLGASRSLNTAEIANLSRIIHRAQFSKMVFVTFSQFAKAKEVKKHFGKGRDQIDKVLHQLQEILDKENIPVSASGDYKMSNIGISPFSDKLMLFFVNTCLGIFCFNMVNQAMTSSLRTDIILKLGKISDDMKKFYGLGLLLAIKEKWFEEPPQAVSRKV; encoded by the coding sequence ATGAGTGATGCAATAAATAACATGCCTTTTGGAGATTTGACCGTGAATGAGGTTTCTAACCTTTGGTCTTCATATTTGAAGAACAGTATGGATCGAAGGCTCTTTGAGTATTTGCATGTAAGCACGGAAAATGACGAAATAAAACAAGTGATAGGAAAGCTGTTAAATCAATCCCAAGTTAATATAAAAGAACTAGAGGAGGTTTTTATCCAAGAGAATCTTACCATTCCTCTTGGATTTACCGATAAAGATGTAAATGTGAATGCACCTAAAGTGTTTTCAGACACATTTATATTGTATATCTGTTTTGATACAACACATCTTTCCATGAGTACATATCCATCTGCCTTATCAGACTGCACTAAAAAGAAGATACGAGATCATTTCCAAAAAAACATTGAGTTCACTGTGGAAGTCCAGAATGAAATTGTACAAATCATGCTATCACAAGGAGTATATTTAAGACCTCCACAAATAGAAATAGACAGTGAAGTGGAATTTGCTGATTCCATGATTTATCTCAATGGTTTTCTGGGTGCCTCAAGATCTTTGAACACTGCTGAAATTGCCAACTTGTCAAGAATTATCCATAGAGCACAGTTTTCAAAAATGGTATTTGTCACTTTTAGTCAGTTTGCCAAAGCAAAAGAGGTAAAGAAACACTTTGGTAAAGGCAGAGATCAGATCGATAAAGTATTACATCAGCTTCAAGAAATACTGGATAAAGAAAATATTCCCGTATCAGCATCAGGAGACTATAAAATGTCCAATATAGGTATTTCTCCATTCTCTGATAAGTTAATGCTGTTTTTTGTGAATACTTGTTTGGGGATATTCTGTTTCAACATGGTGAACCAAGCTATGACCTCCAGTTTAAGGACAGATATTATTTTAAAACTAGGCAAAATATCCGATGATATGAAGAAGTTTTACGGACTGGGTTTGCTGTTAGCAATAAAGGAGAAATGGTTTGAAGAACCTCCTCAAGCAGTAAGCAGAAAAGTCTAG
- a CDS encoding CsbD family protein — translation MKENKDQMKGKRKQTEGDLKKTWGKLTMDDQKVGEGERDKDKGKIQENFGDVKESIKKSW, via the coding sequence ATGAAGGAAAATAAAGATCAAATGAAAGGTAAGCGTAAGCAAACAGAGGGAGATTTAAAGAAAACCTGGGGAAAACTTACGATGGATGATCAAAAAGTCGGAGAAGGCGAGCGCGACAAGGATAAAGGTAAAATTCAAGAAAATTTCGGCGATGTGAAGGAATCCATCAAGAAAAGTTGGTAG
- a CDS encoding serine hydrolase: MDVFKAKVLEEKIQRVIDEGQGRVSLAIELSTCSIKHNSEVQLSAASLIKLPILLQGFFQIQDGKLHPDEIIPVPQPEKVGGAGVLSHLSQHSKVTIHDLLTLMIIVSDNTATNLLIDRIGMTAVNEMCKRLGLKETELNRKLMDLDALQSGVDNQMSARDALTCLKAIDKDGMFHANSRESMLKMLHNQQFNQKLPAKINREHIYVANKTGELPGVEHDCAILRHKEHTVYAAVLIDGLKDNGTGSEVLARIGEYLNEYMMEGFTG, encoded by the coding sequence ATGGATGTGTTCAAAGCTAAAGTGTTGGAGGAAAAGATTCAAAGAGTGATAGATGAAGGTCAAGGCCGTGTCAGTTTAGCCATCGAGCTTTCCACATGCTCCATAAAGCATAATAGCGAAGTGCAATTATCAGCAGCCAGCTTAATCAAACTTCCGATCTTACTCCAAGGCTTCTTTCAGATTCAAGATGGTAAACTTCATCCTGATGAGATCATTCCTGTTCCCCAACCTGAAAAAGTGGGCGGGGCAGGGGTCCTCAGCCACTTGTCACAGCATTCAAAAGTGACAATCCATGATTTGCTCACATTGATGATCATTGTATCCGATAACACGGCAACCAACCTTCTGATCGACCGAATAGGGATGACTGCAGTCAATGAAATGTGCAAACGACTCGGACTGAAAGAAACAGAATTAAATCGTAAACTGATGGATTTAGATGCATTGCAATCAGGGGTCGATAATCAGATGTCTGCCAGGGATGCTCTTACCTGCTTAAAGGCCATTGATAAGGATGGAATGTTTCATGCAAACAGCCGTGAGTCGATGCTGAAGATGCTTCATAACCAGCAATTTAATCAAAAGTTACCGGCAAAGATAAACCGTGAACATATCTATGTAGCAAATAAAACAGGTGAGCTGCCGGGCGTTGAGCATGACTGCGCGATTTTACGGCATAAGGAACATACAGTCTATGCTGCGGTTTTGATTGATGGACTGAAGGATAATGGAACAGGAAGTGAAGTGCTGGCGAGGATAGGGGAATATTTGAATGAATATATGATGGAGGGATTTACTGGGTAA
- a CDS encoding ABC transporter ATP-binding protein → MKSQKLLEVNNLKKYFTLDKGKVLKAVDNVSFDIYKGETFGLVGESGCGKSTTGRTIIGLYDATDGEVSYSGKNVHTLTEKEKRSFYGKMQMIFQDPYASLNPRSTVREIISEPMDAHGLYKDKKERLERIYQLLEDVGLNRDHANRYPHEFSGGQRQRIGIARALALDPEFIIADEPISALDVSVQAQIVNLLKKLQDEKGLTFLFIAHDLSMVKHISDRIGVMYLGHIVELTDSNELYKKPLHPYSQALLSAIPIPDPDIEDERERMILKGEIPSAINPPSGCVFRTRCPAAMEACASVVPKWHEVEENHYVACHLYDKTIRKDHDEVAATK, encoded by the coding sequence GTGAAAAGTCAAAAGCTACTGGAAGTCAATAATCTGAAGAAATATTTCACCCTTGATAAAGGGAAAGTGCTGAAGGCAGTGGACAACGTCTCTTTTGACATTTATAAAGGTGAAACCTTTGGACTCGTCGGGGAATCCGGGTGTGGAAAGTCCACTACCGGTCGGACCATCATCGGACTCTACGACGCAACAGATGGAGAAGTATCGTATAGTGGGAAGAATGTCCATACCCTGACGGAAAAGGAAAAGCGGTCGTTTTACGGGAAGATGCAGATGATTTTCCAAGATCCGTACGCCTCGCTGAATCCCAGGTCGACCGTACGTGAAATCATCTCGGAGCCAATGGATGCCCATGGGTTATACAAGGATAAAAAAGAACGGTTGGAGCGGATCTATCAGCTTCTTGAAGATGTGGGACTGAATCGTGATCATGCGAACCGGTATCCTCATGAGTTCAGCGGCGGACAGAGACAGCGGATAGGGATAGCCCGTGCTCTGGCCCTGGACCCCGAATTCATCATTGCAGATGAACCCATTTCGGCACTCGATGTATCCGTACAGGCGCAAATCGTCAATTTGTTGAAAAAGCTTCAGGATGAAAAGGGATTGACCTTCCTTTTCATCGCTCATGACCTCTCCATGGTGAAGCATATCAGCGACAGGATCGGCGTTATGTATCTCGGTCACATCGTCGAGTTGACTGACAGCAATGAATTGTATAAGAAGCCTCTGCACCCTTATTCGCAAGCCTTGCTATCAGCGATTCCGATTCCGGACCCGGATATAGAGGATGAGCGGGAAAGGATGATCCTGAAGGGGGAGATCCCGAGTGCCATAAATCCCCCGAGCGGCTGTGTGTTCCGCACCAGGTGCCCTGCCGCGATGGAGGCCTGTGCGTCGGTTGTGCCGAAATGGCATGAGGTGGAGGAAAATCACTATGTAGCTTGTCATCTGTATGATAAGACGATACGAAAAGATCATGATGAAGTGGCAGCGACGAAATAA
- a CDS encoding C40 family peptidase, giving the protein MKNKTAVNVPVATVWTSPDSARGVDADAVSNPVNIERWLDSLTHETRLALCDENRIQSQALFGQEVLVLEEKEGWSHVIVLDQASSKDERGYPGWVPTVQLSKQDTQTETGPFAIVTSKFADLFTVDGVKELELSFLTSLPIEREDGNRIMVRTPLGIHYLEGENVSVSSGAVKDGKGKGMDIVKSGEAFLDLPYLWGGMSSYGFDCSGFSYSMCKANGYLIPRDAGDQAKKGEDIPLDDLKPGDLLFFAYEEGKGSIHHVGIYYGDGQMIHSPNTGKTIEIITLKGTYYEKELCAARRYWQETGDAS; this is encoded by the coding sequence ATGAAAAATAAAACCGCAGTCAATGTACCGGTAGCAACGGTTTGGACATCACCTGATTCAGCTCGCGGAGTCGATGCAGACGCTGTATCCAACCCTGTAAACATTGAAAGATGGCTCGACTCCTTAACACACGAAACAAGACTTGCCCTATGTGATGAGAACCGCATCCAGTCGCAAGCATTATTCGGTCAGGAGGTATTGGTGCTCGAAGAAAAAGAAGGCTGGTCCCATGTAATCGTCCTGGACCAGGCATCCTCAAAAGACGAGAGGGGATATCCAGGCTGGGTTCCCACCGTCCAGCTCAGCAAACAGGATACCCAGACGGAAACGGGTCCGTTTGCCATTGTAACAAGCAAATTCGCCGATTTGTTCACAGTAGATGGGGTAAAAGAACTTGAACTGAGTTTCTTAACCTCCCTTCCTATTGAGCGGGAAGACGGAAACCGGATTATGGTGCGCACACCATTGGGGATACATTATCTAGAGGGTGAAAATGTAAGTGTCTCCAGCGGAGCTGTTAAGGACGGAAAAGGCAAAGGAATGGATATCGTAAAATCAGGAGAAGCCTTCCTTGATCTCCCTTACTTGTGGGGAGGCATGAGCAGTTACGGATTCGATTGTTCAGGGTTTAGTTATTCAATGTGCAAAGCAAATGGGTATCTGATCCCCCGGGACGCTGGCGACCAGGCAAAGAAAGGGGAAGATATTCCGCTTGATGATTTAAAACCGGGTGACCTTCTTTTCTTTGCTTATGAAGAAGGGAAGGGGAGCATTCACCATGTTGGCATTTATTACGGTGATGGCCAGATGATCCATTCGCCTAATACTGGTAAGACGATTGAAATCATCACACTCAAAGGGACCTATTATGAAAAGGAACTTTGTGCAGCAAGACGCTACTGGCAGGAGACGGGGGATGCATCGTGA
- a CDS encoding dipeptide epimerase, translated as MNIVQVETFRVSVPLHTPFKTALRTVHTAEAIGVRMVCDNGITGWGEAPPTLVITGESLKSIESAILDVLKPALVGRCLLNHESIFQDMHKLLVGNQSAKAAVDMAVYDCLAQHSRLPLYQYLGGYRNTLETDYTVSVNSPSEMAEDALLYSMRGFNVLKIKVGKDEIGTDIKRIQAIRQVIGDSIKIRLDANQGWEAKAAVRAIRKMEDLHLNIELVEQPVPAHDIEGLKKVTDNVDTLIMADESVFSPQQAFQVLKTRSADLMNIKLMKAGGIYQAQKINNLAEICGVECMVGSMIETRLGITAAAHFAASKKNITRFDFDAPLMLSEDIVAGGIQYKGRTITIPDSPGLGVKSVQIH; from the coding sequence ATGAATATCGTACAGGTTGAAACGTTCCGCGTATCAGTCCCATTGCATACACCATTCAAGACGGCTCTGCGAACCGTGCATACTGCTGAAGCAATCGGTGTCAGGATGGTGTGTGACAACGGGATCACAGGCTGGGGAGAAGCCCCTCCCACCCTGGTCATTACAGGTGAAAGCCTAAAAAGTATCGAATCGGCCATCCTTGACGTCCTGAAGCCTGCCCTTGTGGGAAGATGCCTATTAAACCATGAATCTATTTTCCAGGATATGCATAAGCTCCTGGTAGGAAATCAAAGTGCAAAGGCTGCTGTCGATATGGCCGTCTATGACTGCCTGGCCCAGCATAGCAGACTCCCGCTCTATCAATATTTAGGCGGGTACCGCAATACGTTGGAAACCGACTATACCGTCAGTGTGAACAGTCCTTCGGAAATGGCTGAAGATGCCTTGCTTTACAGCATGAGGGGCTTTAATGTTCTGAAGATAAAGGTGGGAAAAGATGAAATCGGGACAGACATCAAACGCATTCAGGCGATCCGGCAGGTTATCGGGGACTCGATCAAGATCCGCCTCGATGCAAATCAGGGTTGGGAAGCCAAAGCAGCTGTGCGCGCCATTCGAAAAATGGAAGACCTGCACCTGAATATCGAGTTGGTGGAGCAGCCCGTCCCGGCACATGACATAGAAGGATTGAAAAAAGTAACGGACAATGTCGATACGCTCATCATGGCGGATGAAAGCGTGTTTTCCCCGCAGCAGGCATTTCAGGTCTTGAAAACACGAAGTGCAGATCTCATGAATATCAAATTGATGAAGGCAGGCGGAATCTATCAAGCACAAAAAATCAACAATCTGGCTGAAATCTGCGGGGTGGAATGCATGGTGGGAAGTATGATCGAAACCCGCCTTGGTATAACGGCGGCTGCTCATTTCGCAGCAAGTAAAAAGAATATCACAAGATTTGACTTTGATGCCCCGTTGATGCTTTCAGAAGACATCGTAGCAGGAGGTATTCAATATAAAGGCAGAACGATCACCATTCCCGACTCTCCTGGTCTAGGTGTTAAATCAGTACAAATTCATTAA
- a CDS encoding LD-carboxypeptidase produces MAIKASKLKHGDTVGIVAPASPPKKEALEKAITFLEGLGLVVKMGSSVLNEYGYLAGTDEERAEDIHTMFSDSAINAIICACGGYGTGRLVSKLDYELIARNPKIFWGYSDITFLHTAIHQKTGLVTFHGPMLSSDVGLPDVHELTKQSFGQLFETKNVEFTHKSSPLHTVVEGNASGPVIGGNLTLLVSTLGTEYEVDTKGKIFFIEDIDEEPYKVDRMLNQIKMAGKFQDAEGIIIGDFKNCGPDKRKESLTLDQLFEEHIKPADKPAMKGFLIGHSSPCLAIPVGSVGRMNTKEKTLIVESGIKGEVDES; encoded by the coding sequence GTGGCCATAAAAGCTTCAAAGCTGAAACATGGTGATACAGTCGGAATCGTTGCTCCTGCAAGTCCGCCTAAAAAAGAAGCATTGGAAAAAGCGATAACGTTTCTTGAAGGATTGGGTCTAGTCGTGAAGATGGGCTCGTCTGTTCTTAATGAATATGGCTATTTAGCAGGGACGGATGAAGAGCGGGCAGAAGATATACATACTATGTTTTCGGATTCAGCGATCAATGCGATTATTTGTGCGTGCGGCGGATATGGAACAGGGCGGCTCGTGTCAAAGCTTGACTATGAGCTGATTGCAAGAAACCCAAAGATTTTTTGGGGATATAGTGATATTACGTTTCTACATACAGCCATTCACCAAAAAACGGGCCTCGTGACATTCCATGGACCAATGCTGAGCTCGGATGTTGGTTTACCGGATGTTCATGAGTTAACCAAGCAGTCTTTCGGGCAGCTTTTTGAAACAAAGAATGTTGAGTTTACTCATAAATCCTCTCCTCTTCACACTGTAGTGGAGGGTAACGCAAGCGGTCCGGTCATCGGAGGCAACCTGACACTATTAGTCAGTACACTGGGGACTGAATATGAAGTGGATACGAAAGGGAAAATCTTCTTCATAGAAGATATTGATGAGGAGCCGTATAAAGTTGACCGCATGCTGAACCAGATAAAGATGGCGGGTAAATTCCAGGATGCAGAAGGGATCATCATAGGTGATTTCAAAAACTGCGGACCTGATAAGAGAAAAGAGTCCCTTACCTTGGATCAATTGTTTGAAGAGCATATAAAGCCAGCGGATAAGCCGGCAATGAAAGGGTTCCTCATCGGCCACTCTTCTCCTTGTCTCGCCATTCCGGTCGGCTCGGTTGGCAGAATGAATACAAAAGAGAAAACACTCATAGTCGAAAGCGGCATAAAAGGGGAGGTTGACGAGTCATGA
- a CDS encoding peptide ABC transporter substrate-binding protein, translated as MKKVVSLCLMGLLLFVLAACTATQDAGKEEGSKDSKENREKVLYLNNGAEPTSFDPPIGFDSYSWTALNNLMEGLTRLNADHEPEGAMAEKWDVSEDGKVYTFHIRDNAKWSNGDDVTAGDFVFAWKRLLDPETGSPAAFLGYFIEGGEAFNNGEGSADEVKVKAVDEKTFEVTLTSPQAYFLSVISNPAFFPINEKVAKENPEWFAEADTFVANGPFKLTEWEHDSHFVMEKNEQYWDADSVKLDKVNWAMVNDSNTDYQLYKTGELDTSDVPADLSKQLFEEGKVNVEDQAGTYFYRFNLDKEPFQNKNIRKAFAMAVDQQQMVDFVTKNKEKPAYGFVSSGFNDPSGNDFRETSGDLVKTNIEEAKSLLEKGLEEEGYDKLPEVTLTYSTSDTHQKIAEALQQMFKENLDVDVKLANMEWNVFQDEQKAGKFQLSRSSFLADYGDPINFLENFQTGHSMNRTAWSNTEYDNLIKQAKNEADEEKRFELMYKAEKILMEDMPIIPIHFYNYVYLQNEDVSGIVRHPVGYMELKWADKK; from the coding sequence ATGAAAAAGGTAGTATCGTTATGTTTAATGGGTTTACTTCTATTTGTATTGGCTGCATGTACTGCGACACAGGATGCCGGGAAAGAAGAAGGCAGCAAGGACAGTAAGGAAAACAGGGAAAAGGTACTGTACTTGAACAATGGTGCTGAACCGACATCATTTGACCCGCCTATCGGATTTGATTCCTATTCATGGACAGCGTTAAACAATTTGATGGAAGGATTGACACGCTTGAACGCAGATCATGAGCCTGAAGGCGCCATGGCCGAGAAATGGGATGTCTCTGAAGATGGGAAAGTATACACATTCCATATCCGCGACAATGCTAAATGGTCAAATGGCGATGATGTAACCGCGGGTGATTTTGTATTCGCGTGGAAACGATTGTTAGATCCGGAAACAGGGTCGCCGGCTGCATTCCTTGGTTATTTCATCGAAGGTGGAGAAGCCTTCAATAATGGTGAAGGCTCAGCAGATGAAGTGAAGGTCAAAGCTGTGGATGAGAAAACGTTTGAAGTGACGCTGACAAGCCCGCAAGCATACTTCTTGAGTGTCATTTCCAATCCCGCTTTCTTCCCGATCAATGAAAAAGTGGCAAAGGAAAACCCTGAATGGTTTGCAGAAGCGGATACGTTTGTAGCGAATGGACCATTCAAATTAACAGAGTGGGAGCATGACAGCCACTTCGTGATGGAAAAGAATGAGCAGTATTGGGATGCAGACTCCGTTAAATTGGACAAAGTGAACTGGGCAATGGTCAATGATTCAAATACCGATTATCAATTGTATAAAACAGGGGAACTTGATACGTCAGATGTACCCGCTGACTTGAGTAAACAACTGTTCGAGGAAGGTAAAGTGAACGTTGAAGATCAGGCAGGCACCTATTTCTACCGCTTCAACCTAGATAAAGAACCTTTCCAGAACAAAAACATCCGTAAAGCATTTGCAATGGCTGTCGATCAGCAGCAAATGGTCGACTTCGTAACGAAGAATAAGGAAAAGCCGGCATATGGTTTCGTATCAAGCGGATTCAATGATCCGTCCGGTAATGACTTCCGCGAAACAAGCGGTGACCTTGTCAAAACAAATATCGAAGAAGCAAAGTCATTACTCGAAAAAGGATTGGAAGAAGAGGGTTATGACAAGCTTCCTGAAGTCACCTTGACCTACAGTACAAGTGATACTCACCAAAAAATAGCCGAAGCACTTCAACAAATGTTCAAAGAGAACCTGGATGTGGATGTGAAATTAGCGAATATGGAATGGAATGTATTCCAGGATGAGCAAAAAGCTGGCAAGTTCCAACTATCACGAAGCTCTTTCCTTGCTGACTACGGGGATCCGATCAACTTCCTTGAAAACTTCCAGACGGGTCATTCCATGAACCGTACAGCCTGGAGCAATACAGAGTATGATAATTTGATCAAGCAGGCGAAAAATGAAGCAGACGAAGAGAAACGCTTTGAATTAATGTATAAAGCAGAAAAGATTTTGATGGAAGATATGCCGATTATTCCTATTCACTTCTATAACTACGTATACTTACAAAACGAAGATGTTTCGGGGATCGTTCGCCATCCAGTCGGATACATGGAATTAAAATGGGCAGATAAAAAATAA
- a CDS encoding ABC transporter ATP-binding protein, protein MKNTVLSVHDLHVSFATYGGEVKAVRGVNVQLNKGETLAIVGESGCGKSVTSQSIMRLIPNPPGRITEGSILFKGQDLLKLSEKEMRNVRGKDISMIFQDPMTALNPTLTIGEQIMEGILQHENISKKEASKKAVEMLNLVGIPHPEERLKQYPHQFSGGMRQRIVIAMALVCQPDVLIADEPTTALDVTIQAQILELFKEVQRKTGVSIILITHDLGVVAQVADRIAVMYAGKIVEEGTRREIFYKPQHPYTQGLLKSVPRLDLDGAALTPISGSPPDLFSHPAGCPFSARCDMAMEVCDRVYPVKTTLSSDHHVDCWLQDPRAKVMLSTISLNIR, encoded by the coding sequence ATGAAAAACACTGTACTATCCGTTCATGATCTACATGTATCCTTTGCTACATATGGAGGGGAAGTAAAAGCAGTCCGGGGAGTGAATGTTCAATTGAACAAGGGGGAAACTCTTGCCATCGTCGGGGAATCCGGCTGTGGAAAAAGCGTGACCTCACAGAGCATCATGAGGCTCATTCCGAATCCTCCAGGAAGGATAACAGAGGGATCCATTCTATTTAAAGGACAGGACTTACTGAAGTTATCAGAAAAAGAGATGCGAAATGTGCGGGGAAAAGATATCTCCATGATCTTTCAGGATCCCATGACGGCCCTGAACCCTACTCTTACGATTGGGGAACAAATCATGGAGGGCATTTTGCAGCATGAGAATATTTCAAAGAAAGAAGCATCCAAGAAAGCCGTTGAGATGCTCAATCTGGTAGGGATTCCTCATCCCGAGGAACGTTTGAAACAGTATCCTCACCAGTTCAGCGGCGGGATGAGACAGCGTATCGTGATTGCGATGGCCCTTGTCTGTCAGCCGGATGTTCTGATAGCCGATGAACCGACCACTGCGCTGGATGTTACGATTCAAGCCCAAATTCTGGAGCTCTTCAAAGAAGTCCAGCGTAAAACGGGCGTTTCTATCATACTGATCACACATGACTTAGGTGTGGTGGCCCAGGTTGCAGATCGTATTGCGGTCATGTATGCCGGGAAAATCGTTGAAGAAGGTACTAGAAGAGAGATCTTTTATAAGCCTCAGCACCCTTATACACAAGGGCTGTTAAAATCGGTGCCGCGGCTCGATCTTGATGGAGCGGCTCTTACACCGATATCGGGATCACCGCCGGATTTATTTTCGCATCCGGCAGGGTGCCCGTTCTCCGCCCGCTGCGATATGGCCATGGAAGTCTGCGACCGTGTGTATCCGGTTAAGACAACGCTTTCCAGTGACCATCACGTAGATTGCTGGCTTCAGGATCCGCGGGCAAAAGTGATGCTTTCAACTATCAGTTTAAATATACGCTGA